In a genomic window of Thermosynechococcus sp. CL-1:
- a CDS encoding glycosyltransferase, with product MPQPLSVAVFICLEWQPNAGGHVKCWERFAEAASHYPDRVDLTIYFLGAKQQTLEVAANVRYQLLPPQFSTHSLEIMRQGAGMTDVAPFHWALRRYLPQHQVFHITDTFSFAQTVRRFCRQQHRPLLSSIHTDLPLLTRTYSREIIWRMSGRSWGREFWRWLWLEKLQVDQWFGYRAERKLAGFMRASDRVLVSRQQDADWLLTFLPPERVAWFQRGIDRDRFHLRFRNPQWLREEYHLPEVPIALFVGRVDASKNVLLLAQAAQVLANQGKAFHVLIVGEGAQATLVKDLLGDRVTLTGKVPQEKLGAIYASSDLFIFPSESETGPNVVVEARAAGLPVVISGFDGGRKYVQTSGEDGVVVYSRDPQDWAAAITLLLDDAPYRQRMGTRAHQITQATCPTWQDAFEQSILCQWEAVAQAYGWPQKA from the coding sequence TTGCCACAACCACTATCTGTTGCTGTCTTTATTTGCCTAGAATGGCAACCCAACGCCGGGGGACATGTCAAATGTTGGGAACGTTTTGCGGAAGCTGCCAGCCACTACCCAGACCGCGTTGACTTGACCATTTACTTCCTTGGCGCCAAACAGCAAACCCTAGAGGTAGCAGCCAATGTTCGCTACCAATTGCTACCGCCCCAGTTCAGCACGCACTCACTGGAAATTATGCGCCAAGGGGCAGGCATGACCGATGTGGCTCCCTTTCACTGGGCATTGCGCCGTTATTTACCCCAACATCAGGTGTTTCACATTACGGATACTTTTAGCTTTGCCCAAACGGTGCGCCGCTTTTGTCGCCAGCAGCATCGTCCGCTGCTCAGTTCAATTCACACGGATTTGCCCTTATTGACCCGCACCTATTCGCGGGAAATTATTTGGCGCATGAGTGGCCGCAGTTGGGGGCGGGAGTTTTGGCGGTGGCTATGGCTGGAGAAATTACAAGTGGATCAGTGGTTTGGTTACCGAGCCGAACGGAAATTAGCGGGCTTTATGCGTGCTAGCGATCGCGTCTTGGTCTCGCGACAGCAGGATGCCGATTGGCTGCTCACGTTTTTGCCCCCTGAGCGGGTGGCGTGGTTTCAGCGGGGCATCGATCGCGATCGCTTTCATCTGCGATTTCGCAATCCCCAATGGCTACGGGAGGAGTATCACCTGCCAGAGGTGCCGATCGCGCTTTTTGTCGGTCGGGTAGATGCCAGTAAAAATGTGCTCCTGTTGGCGCAGGCAGCTCAAGTGTTAGCCAATCAAGGAAAGGCATTCCATGTGTTGATTGTTGGCGAAGGGGCACAGGCTACCCTTGTCAAAGACCTTTTGGGCGATCGCGTCACCCTCACAGGCAAGGTACCCCAAGAAAAATTAGGGGCAATTTATGCCAGCAGTGATCTATTCATCTTTCCCTCAGAGTCGGAAACAGGGCCCAATGTAGTGGTGGAAGCACGGGCGGCAGGATTACCCGTCGTCATTTCTGGGTTTGATGGCGGGCGCAAATATGTCCAAACCTCAGGGGAGGATGGGGTGGTGGTTTACAGTCGCGACCCCCAAGATTGGGCAGCCGCCATTACCCTGCTGTTAGACGATGCCCCCTATCGCCAGCGGATGGGAACACGGGCACACCAGATCACCCAAGCAACGTGCCCCACGTGGCAGGACGCCTTTGAGCAGAGCATTTTGTGCCAATGGGAAGCGGTTGCCCAAGCCTACGGCTGGCCTCAAAAAGCCTGA
- the minC gene encoding septum site-determining protein MinC, which yields MSEAESTPVEEPAESPAVTLEVEQSTPIVSGLALEHCGGRYRLTLPADLDWIDLWPQLQLYLVGQEHLWSETLPVDCACGQRLLDQSQLQQLAEALSEHQLRLDKIITERRQTAIAAATLGYSVQQGELPPLIAKETEGDSDPVANPLYLKTTLRSGMEIHHDATVVIVGDVNAGASIIAAGDIIVWGRLRGIAHAGAKGNRGARIMTLEMAATQLRIADLLARTPDPPNPPYPEVAYATDQGIQIASADTWGRSFAVSEAP from the coding sequence ATGAGTGAGGCGGAGTCAACCCCCGTAGAGGAACCTGCTGAAAGCCCTGCGGTAACTCTTGAGGTGGAGCAAAGCACACCCATTGTCAGCGGCCTCGCTTTAGAACACTGTGGAGGGCGCTACCGACTCACGTTGCCGGCCGATTTAGACTGGATTGACCTGTGGCCGCAGTTGCAACTTTACCTTGTCGGTCAAGAACACCTCTGGTCAGAGACCTTACCCGTAGATTGTGCCTGCGGACAGCGGCTCTTAGATCAGTCACAGCTGCAACAGTTAGCAGAAGCCCTGAGTGAACATCAGTTGCGACTGGACAAAATTATTACCGAACGCCGCCAGACGGCGATCGCTGCCGCTACCCTTGGCTACAGTGTCCAGCAGGGGGAACTGCCACCCTTAATTGCAAAAGAGACTGAGGGGGACTCAGACCCCGTGGCCAACCCCCTTTACTTGAAAACAACCCTGCGATCAGGCATGGAAATTCACCATGACGCCACTGTGGTGATTGTTGGCGATGTCAATGCAGGAGCCAGTATCATTGCTGCCGGCGATATTATCGTCTGGGGGCGATTACGCGGTATCGCCCACGCCGGTGCCAAGGGCAATCGGGGGGCACGGATTATGACCCTTGAAATGGCAGCCACACAGTTACGGATTGCTGATCTGTTGGCACGTACCCCAGATCCGCCAAATCCCCCCTATCCAGAGGTGGCCTACGCCACTGACCAAGGGATTCAGATTGCCTCCGCCGATACTTGGGGACGATCCTTCGCTGTATCCGAGGCGCCTTGA
- a CDS encoding phosphotransacetylase family protein, which translates to MAKHLLIGSIVPYSGKSATVLGLAKLCRDRHLRIAYGKPLGTYQPATDSEETEADVSFLQQTLNLENVRPTLLTLTPEAIKARLMGTDQQDYRQALAAYHTINSEDLVLLEGPATLAEGRLFDLGLAQMAAVLDAPILLVVRYESPLVVESLLLAKSELGDRLLGVIINDIPQPEAQPLPAIRQYLEAHQIPVFGMLPRSQLLRSVSVKELVRQLNAEVLCRPDRLDLLVEELTIGAMNVSAALKYFRKANNMAVITGGDRTDIQWAALETSTHCLILTGHLPPSPAILARAEELEIPILSVDLDTLTAVEIVDRAFGQVRLHEIAKVKCVEQMMQEHVEGDRLLAQLGLLTVEA; encoded by the coding sequence GTGGCAAAGCATTTATTGATTGGTTCAATTGTGCCCTATAGCGGTAAGTCTGCAACGGTTTTAGGCTTGGCCAAGCTCTGTCGCGATCGCCATCTGCGCATTGCCTATGGTAAGCCCTTGGGCACCTACCAACCCGCTACCGACAGCGAAGAAACCGAAGCCGATGTCAGTTTTTTACAGCAAACCCTCAACCTAGAGAATGTGCGACCGACATTGCTCACGCTGACGCCAGAAGCCATCAAGGCACGGCTGATGGGCACAGATCAGCAGGATTATCGCCAAGCCCTAGCAGCCTATCACACTATCAACAGTGAAGACTTGGTGCTCCTCGAAGGGCCAGCCACATTAGCCGAGGGGCGGCTGTTTGATTTGGGGTTAGCTCAGATGGCAGCGGTGTTGGATGCACCCATTTTACTGGTGGTGCGCTACGAGTCCCCCTTGGTGGTGGAATCGCTCCTCCTCGCCAAGTCGGAATTGGGCGATCGCCTATTGGGGGTGATCATCAACGATATTCCCCAACCCGAAGCCCAACCCTTGCCTGCTATTCGCCAATATCTCGAGGCACACCAAATTCCAGTTTTTGGGATGTTGCCCCGCAGTCAGTTGCTGCGCAGTGTCAGTGTCAAGGAATTGGTACGCCAGTTAAATGCCGAAGTTTTGTGCCGTCCGGATCGCTTGGATCTCCTAGTGGAGGAACTCACCATTGGGGCAATGAACGTCAGTGCTGCCTTGAAGTATTTCCGTAAAGCGAACAATATGGCGGTGATTACCGGGGGCGATCGCACCGATATTCAATGGGCGGCCTTGGAGACCTCCACCCACTGTCTGATCCTCACGGGGCATTTGCCGCCTTCCCCGGCGATTCTTGCCCGTGCTGAAGAGTTGGAAATTCCTATCCTCTCAGTGGACTTAGACACCCTAACAGCCGTGGAAATTGTGGATCGTGCCTTTGGTCAGGTGCGCCTCCATGAAATTGCTAAAGTCAAATGCGTCGAACAAATGATGCAGGAGCATGTGGAGGGCGATCGCCTGTTAGCACAACTGGGACTCTTGACCGTTGAGGCCTAG
- the minE gene encoding cell division topological specificity factor MinE, translating into MISELLERLFTRTSPSRTTAKERLKLVLAHDRTALTPQILDNLRRDILEVVSRYVELETEGLAVSLESDQRTTALIANLPIKRLKLSPEDVPPPENSPAEDEAEES; encoded by the coding sequence ATGATCAGTGAACTGTTAGAGCGGCTGTTTACGCGGACTTCCCCCAGTCGCACCACTGCCAAGGAGCGCTTGAAGTTAGTTCTTGCCCACGATCGCACGGCCCTGACACCGCAAATTTTGGACAATCTGCGGCGCGATATTTTAGAAGTGGTCTCCCGCTATGTGGAGCTAGAAACGGAGGGGCTAGCGGTTTCCCTAGAGTCGGATCAGCGGACAACGGCCCTGATTGCCAATTTACCGATTAAACGGCTGAAACTGTCTCCAGAGGACGTTCCGCCCCCCGAAAATTCGCCAGCAGAGGACGAGGCAGAAGAAAGTTGA
- a CDS encoding TM2 domain-containing protein, whose amino-acid sequence MGYRNRAIAILLALAGIFLPGLHKFYLRQPLWGGVYLMLGLLFSTVPYGSLGSIARIACVIEAVWYLFQGADAFDATFNPEISAVVPKLPASRLEEAN is encoded by the coding sequence ATGGGCTACCGTAATCGCGCGATCGCCATCCTCTTAGCCTTGGCCGGCATCTTTCTCCCTGGGCTCCATAAGTTTTATTTGCGCCAACCCCTGTGGGGTGGCGTTTACCTCATGCTGGGGCTACTCTTTTCGACAGTGCCCTACGGTTCTCTGGGTAGCATTGCTCGCATTGCCTGTGTGATTGAGGCTGTGTGGTATTTGTTTCAGGGAGCCGATGCCTTTGATGCCACCTTCAATCCTGAGATTAGTGCCGTCGTTCCGAAGCTCCCCGCGTCTCGTCTTGAGGAAGCGAATTAA
- a CDS encoding BREX system ATP-binding domain-containing protein, protein MNINRNDIELLSNGQPPESEELLQKMTVGREIWLDFFKKYQLDYFIANGGSKVKILVGDKGTGKTHLIRSIMLDAKSSGYVTVYLSAKNFRPNNLVDFYQSILKKIDLELIVRGICCTVSQEFSIDDQYDGSEVFIPRIRDQYPNTQIATSEIKKAISKIIKKYDFTSSFQSFVYQVVYNRMIANQQDAIEKAKKWLSATNDITKEEKKEFKSLLLFEEIRKFNARDWINSLVQLIRLAGNKGLVISVDDLEVLTEKNPETHRYSYTKNAISDVYEIIRQLIDDTEVLEYCLFIFAGNSDLVTNHERGFRSYDALWIRLQNGFKECDRFNSFSDLLDINKHLKELQSKYLPEINQKTYSLLQQASLRDDQLDFPSNYLKNFSQLQQVVIEAVVKAVKDQKKREL, encoded by the coding sequence GTGAATATTAATCGCAATGATATTGAATTACTAAGTAATGGACAACCACCTGAATCTGAAGAGTTGCTTCAAAAAATGACCGTTGGTCGAGAAATATGGCTTGATTTTTTTAAGAAATATCAACTTGATTATTTTATTGCAAATGGTGGCAGTAAAGTCAAAATTTTAGTTGGGGATAAAGGAACAGGGAAAACCCATTTGATTCGTTCGATTATGCTTGATGCAAAGTCATCTGGCTATGTAACTGTTTATTTATCTGCTAAGAACTTCCGGCCAAACAACTTAGTTGACTTCTATCAATCAATACTTAAAAAAATTGACTTGGAGCTTATTGTAAGAGGAATTTGCTGCACAGTTTCTCAGGAATTTTCTATTGATGATCAATATGATGGTTCAGAAGTGTTCATTCCTAGGATTAGAGATCAATATCCCAATACGCAAATTGCAACTAGTGAAATCAAAAAAGCAATTTCCAAAATAATTAAAAAATATGATTTTACCTCATCATTTCAGTCATTTGTTTATCAAGTTGTATACAATAGGATGATTGCTAATCAGCAGGATGCTATAGAAAAAGCAAAGAAGTGGCTTTCTGCAACCAATGACATTACTAAAGAAGAAAAAAAAGAATTTAAGTCCTTACTTCTTTTTGAAGAAATTAGAAAGTTTAATGCTCGAGACTGGATTAACTCTCTTGTTCAACTAATAAGACTTGCAGGTAATAAAGGTTTAGTTATTAGTGTGGATGATCTTGAAGTTCTAACTGAGAAAAATCCTGAAACTCACAGATATAGTTATACTAAAAATGCTATTTCGGATGTTTATGAAATTATTCGACAGCTTATTGATGATACTGAAGTATTAGAATATTGCTTATTCATTTTTGCTGGCAACTCTGATCTTGTTACAAATCATGAGCGTGGTTTTCGTTCTTATGATGCTCTTTGGATACGTTTACAAAATGGATTCAAGGAATGCGATAGATTTAATTCTTTTTCTGATTTGCTTGACATTAATAAACATCTAAAGGAATTACAAAGCAAGTATCTTCCTGAGATTAATCAAAAAACTTATAGCCTCTTACAACAAGCTTCATTAAGGGATGATCAACTTGATTTTCCTAGCAACTATCTAAAGAACTTTTCTCAACTTCAACAAGTGGTAATAGAGGCAGTAGTAAAGGCAGTAAAGGATCAAAAAAAGCGTGAATTATGA
- the ebsA gene encoding type IV pilus biogenesis protein EbsA, whose translation MTALDQLQPANPRDVNIFAPYMRAEKRPLLPLGIALYRLGKLEGQRGIEGGNNVDFVATWTIANLPADLSRCTVTFDNSPDLQYEMSITTFELVDHLIDVIINYKKHRIADFSKAFYRKLLRLD comes from the coding sequence ATGACCGCCCTCGATCAGCTTCAGCCTGCCAACCCCCGGGACGTCAATATCTTTGCCCCCTATATGCGTGCTGAGAAACGTCCGCTGCTGCCCTTGGGTATCGCCCTCTACCGTCTGGGGAAGTTGGAGGGACAACGGGGGATTGAAGGCGGTAACAATGTTGATTTTGTTGCCACATGGACGATCGCCAATTTGCCGGCGGATTTATCCCGCTGTACGGTAACCTTTGATAACTCGCCTGATCTACAGTACGAAATGTCTATCACCACGTTTGAACTGGTGGATCATCTCATTGATGTAATTATTAACTATAAAAAACATCGTATTGCCGATTTTTCCAAAGCATTTTATCGTAAGCTGTTACGGCTTGACTAA
- a CDS encoding BREX system ATP-binding domain-containing protein, with amino-acid sequence MVTNLDRKTAIAIIESLRAGIPTRVSIRELPDLRPDLTTKIIRDLEQLAVGNKQKGRFIWGGYGQGKTHELTNIEYKALEMGFAVSRVTLSRELSGQHMLRLYAKLASSIRTPDSKLFGIQHKLNTKRADDLNDIYIHAQNRYTHELPLIVLENYFYANEEESELLYGDLIGCRLPISEIKRVHKKRGQDFPKLPVFKIANHSRAYCELMSDVLTWCGYKGWVILIDEVELIARLGKVARLNAYRNLNWLLNWSNDNLFPIYCVCAAADPLQTRWINTELKKETSSQIKVFDKTLIPNLAREKFDETDERKMINFFEQALDENQCPKLLPVESRQLEQIMHFLVNIHASCYEWIPKLDIPSFIESLGYVSLRIYIRALLESLDIDFLYNFDFKPKLDDLVDGLDVNLEDNEFFSEDS; translated from the coding sequence ATGGTTACTAATTTAGATAGAAAAACGGCAATTGCTATTATTGAGTCCCTTCGTGCTGGTATTCCTACCAGAGTCTCAATACGTGAACTTCCTGATTTAAGACCTGATCTAACAACAAAAATTATTCGAGATTTAGAACAGCTAGCTGTAGGTAATAAACAAAAGGGTAGATTTATATGGGGTGGCTACGGTCAAGGAAAAACTCACGAATTAACCAATATTGAATATAAAGCTCTGGAGATGGGTTTTGCCGTTAGTAGAGTTACTCTTAGTCGTGAATTATCTGGTCAGCATATGTTGCGTTTGTATGCAAAGCTGGCCTCATCTATCAGAACTCCAGATTCTAAACTGTTTGGTATTCAGCATAAGTTGAATACTAAAAGAGCAGATGATTTAAATGATATTTATATTCATGCCCAAAATAGATACACCCATGAATTACCACTGATTGTTCTTGAAAATTATTTTTACGCTAATGAAGAAGAAAGTGAGTTGCTGTATGGTGATTTGATTGGATGCCGATTACCAATATCTGAGATTAAAAGAGTTCATAAAAAAAGAGGCCAAGATTTTCCAAAATTACCTGTTTTTAAGATTGCAAATCATAGTCGTGCTTACTGTGAGCTAATGTCCGATGTATTAACTTGGTGTGGTTATAAAGGTTGGGTTATCCTAATTGACGAAGTTGAGCTTATTGCACGTTTAGGTAAGGTGGCTAGGTTGAATGCTTACAGAAATTTAAATTGGCTTTTAAACTGGTCAAATGACAATTTATTCCCTATCTACTGCGTTTGTGCAGCAGCCGATCCCCTCCAAACTCGTTGGATCAACACTGAGTTAAAGAAAGAGACTTCATCTCAAATTAAAGTCTTTGATAAGACTTTAATACCTAATTTAGCAAGAGAAAAGTTTGATGAGACTGATGAAAGAAAAATGATTAACTTTTTTGAGCAGGCATTAGATGAAAATCAATGTCCTAAGCTCCTTCCAGTAGAATCAAGACAGCTAGAGCAAATAATGCACTTCTTGGTTAATATTCATGCTTCATGCTATGAATGGATCCCTAAATTAGATATCCCTAGTTTTATTGAATCTCTAGGTTACGTCTCATTGAGAATCTACATTCGTGCTTTGCTTGAATCACTAGATATTGACTTTTTATACAATTTTGATTTCAAACCCAAACTTGATGATCTGGTTGATGGCTTGGATGTTAATCTAGAAGATAATGAGTTTTTCAGTGAGGATTCATAG
- the minD gene encoding septum site-determining protein MinD, with protein MGRTIVITSGKGGVGKTTASANIGVALAKLGRSVVLIDADFGLRNLDLLLGLENRVVYTAIDVLTGQCRLDQALVRDKRLNKLVLLPAAQSRNKDAITPEQMRQLASALSKHYDYVLIDCPAGIEAGFRNAIAPAQEALVVTTPEIAAVRDADRVIGLLEAYRIRNSHLILNRLRPAMVAANDMMSVEDVQEILSIPLIGIVPEDEKVIVSTNKGEPLVLAESPSLAGQAFMNIARRLEGETVEFLDLEAASGGLFSRIRRLFGAKG; from the coding sequence ATGGGGCGCACGATTGTCATTACCTCGGGCAAAGGGGGCGTGGGGAAAACAACCGCCAGTGCCAATATTGGTGTGGCTTTGGCCAAATTGGGGCGATCGGTGGTGCTCATTGATGCAGACTTCGGCTTGCGCAACCTCGACCTACTACTCGGCTTGGAAAATCGCGTGGTTTACACCGCCATTGATGTGCTGACCGGGCAATGTCGCTTGGATCAAGCCCTTGTGCGTGATAAGCGCCTCAATAAACTGGTGTTGCTGCCCGCCGCCCAAAGCCGTAATAAGGATGCCATTACCCCAGAGCAAATGCGACAGTTGGCCTCAGCCCTGAGCAAGCACTATGACTATGTGCTCATTGATTGTCCAGCGGGGATCGAGGCGGGATTTCGCAATGCCATTGCTCCCGCTCAGGAAGCCTTGGTGGTGACAACGCCAGAAATTGCCGCTGTACGGGATGCCGATCGCGTGATTGGCTTGCTCGAAGCCTACCGTATTCGCAACAGCCATTTGATTTTGAATCGCTTGCGCCCAGCAATGGTGGCCGCCAACGACATGATGTCTGTGGAAGATGTTCAAGAAATTCTTTCGATTCCCCTGATTGGCATTGTCCCCGAGGATGAGAAGGTGATTGTTTCCACCAACAAAGGGGAACCCTTGGTCTTGGCAGAGTCGCCGTCCCTAGCGGGGCAGGCCTTCATGAACATTGCCCGTCGCTTGGAGGGTGAAACCGTTGAGTTTCTAGATCTAGAGGCGGCAAGCGGGGGACTATTTAGTCGCATTCGACGCTTGTTTGGGGCAAAGGGATGA
- a CDS encoding methionine gamma-lyase family protein, giving the protein MTNLLLTTAQGALAPTFNEIDGRVKENLRRVLGAFRQQRLGVHHFSSMTGYGHGDLGREVLDRVFAQVMGAEAALVRVQFVSGTHAIATALFGVLRPGDELISLAGAPYDTLEEVIGLRGRGQGSLKDFGIHYREIPLLSTGEPDWGAIATCVQPQTRMVLIQRSCGYTWRPSLSLEDIGKMIQLIKGQNPNVVCFVDNCYGEFVETQEPPHVGADLIAGSLIKNPGGTIATAGGYLAGRADLIEQASYRLTAPGIGHEGGATFDQHRLLFQGLFLAPQMVGEALKCAHLLAYVFDQLGYPVNPAPLAPRRDVIQAIQLGSPEKLIAFCRTLQRYSPVGSYLDPVPAPMPGYADDLVMAGGTFIDGSTSELSADGPLRPPYIVFCQGGTHWTHMALILEALLEDQAF; this is encoded by the coding sequence GTGACGAATCTACTCTTAACTACTGCCCAAGGGGCACTTGCCCCAACGTTTAACGAAATTGATGGCCGCGTCAAGGAAAACTTGCGGCGGGTTTTAGGAGCTTTTCGTCAGCAGCGGCTGGGGGTGCATCACTTCAGTAGCATGACGGGCTATGGTCATGGGGACCTAGGGCGTGAGGTGCTTGATCGCGTTTTTGCGCAGGTGATGGGGGCTGAGGCGGCCTTGGTGCGGGTGCAATTTGTTTCTGGTACCCACGCGATCGCCACCGCCCTATTTGGGGTGCTCCGCCCTGGGGATGAACTGATTTCCCTTGCGGGTGCCCCCTACGACACCCTAGAAGAGGTGATTGGCCTGCGGGGTCGCGGCCAAGGTTCCCTCAAGGATTTTGGCATCCACTATCGCGAGATTCCCCTCCTGAGTACGGGTGAACCCGATTGGGGGGCGATCGCCACCTGTGTCCAACCTCAAACCCGCATGGTGCTCATTCAACGCTCCTGTGGCTATACATGGCGGCCGAGCCTCAGCCTTGAGGACATTGGCAAAATGATCCAACTGATCAAGGGGCAAAATCCCAATGTGGTTTGTTTTGTGGATAATTGCTACGGCGAATTTGTCGAGACCCAAGAACCGCCCCATGTGGGCGCTGATTTGATTGCGGGTTCTCTGATTAAAAATCCCGGCGGCACGATCGCCACCGCGGGGGGCTACTTAGCAGGACGCGCTGATCTCATTGAGCAAGCCAGTTATCGCCTTACGGCACCGGGGATTGGCCACGAAGGGGGTGCCACATTTGATCAACATCGTCTGCTCTTTCAAGGGCTGTTCTTAGCACCGCAAATGGTCGGCGAAGCCCTCAAGTGCGCCCATCTCTTGGCCTATGTCTTTGACCAATTGGGTTATCCCGTCAACCCCGCCCCCCTTGCCCCCCGCCGCGATGTCATTCAAGCGATCCAATTGGGCAGTCCTGAAAAGCTGATTGCCTTTTGCCGTACGTTGCAACGTTACTCCCCGGTGGGTTCCTATCTTGATCCTGTACCTGCGCCCATGCCCGGCTATGCCGATGATCTAGTGATGGCTGGGGGCACGTTTATTGACGGCAGCACGTCGGAACTGTCTGCCGATGGCCCTTTGCGTCCACCCTACATTGTCTTTTGTCAGGGGGGAACCCACTGGACCCATATGGCCTTGATTTTAGAGGCTCTCCTAGAGGATCAGGCTTTTTGA
- a CDS encoding DUF760 domain-containing protein has product MVFDPGNANFYQSSTDDGQPNLLLKYLQSQSPEVLTRIARSVSPEIRQIISQNVQGLVGGLPSEDFNVQIATDRDNLAGLLASAMMTGYFLRQMEQRMELEMSLGDLPMP; this is encoded by the coding sequence ATGGTTTTTGATCCCGGAAACGCTAATTTCTACCAGTCTTCTACGGATGATGGGCAGCCCAATCTGCTCCTGAAGTACCTGCAAAGCCAATCGCCAGAAGTTTTGACCCGTATTGCCCGTTCCGTCAGTCCAGAAATTCGCCAAATTATCAGCCAGAATGTCCAAGGTCTCGTGGGCGGCCTTCCCTCCGAGGATTTTAATGTCCAAATTGCCACTGATCGCGACAACCTTGCGGGGTTATTGGCCTCAGCCATGATGACGGGGTATTTTCTGCGCCAGATGGAACAGCGCATGGAACTGGAAATGAGCCTCGGCGATCTACCTATGCCCTAG
- the cruG gene encoding 2'-O-glycosyltransferase CruG yields MSTVAVGIAAIASAAILAQTPWIAVLIARLGSGWRRPTPLTPQPSRPENLAKVSIVVPTLNEAQRLQPCLEGLMRQGYEVREILIVDSHSQDGTAEIVQAAQHRDPRLRLEFDPPLPPGWVGRPWALHTGFCRAHPESEWILGIDADTQPQPGLVASLLATAEQEQLDLISLSPRFILKTGGEWWLQPALLLTLIYRFGAARAVETQPERILANGQCLLIRRSRLEAMGGYQVAASSFCDDVTLVRAIATTGARVAFRDGSKVLKVRMYEGMAETWREWGRSLDLKDATPAAQLWGDAYFLWAVQGLPLPLLVLGLMALAVTTPTLPLEMATLLNGLLVLIRCGMTLAIAPAYDWQVGQGRWLFWLSPLADPLAALRLTLSSWQRPKQWRGRIYPAKTHNFESDSKRNNQ; encoded by the coding sequence TTGAGTACCGTTGCAGTTGGCATAGCAGCGATCGCCAGCGCCGCGATCCTGGCCCAGACACCTTGGATAGCTGTTTTAATCGCCCGTTTAGGATCGGGTTGGCGACGACCGACTCCCTTAACCCCTCAGCCCTCCCGCCCAGAGAACTTAGCCAAAGTCTCAATTGTTGTCCCCACCCTCAATGAGGCACAGCGGTTGCAACCCTGTTTAGAGGGCTTAATGCGTCAAGGCTACGAGGTGCGGGAAATTCTGATTGTTGATAGTCATTCCCAAGATGGCACGGCTGAGATTGTGCAGGCAGCGCAACACCGCGATCCGCGTCTGCGACTGGAGTTTGATCCCCCCTTACCGCCGGGGTGGGTGGGGCGGCCTTGGGCCTTACATACAGGCTTTTGTCGTGCCCATCCTGAGAGTGAGTGGATTTTGGGCATTGATGCGGATACCCAACCGCAACCCGGCCTTGTGGCTAGTCTTTTGGCGACAGCAGAGCAGGAGCAACTGGATCTGATTTCTCTCTCGCCTCGCTTTATCCTCAAGACCGGCGGTGAATGGTGGCTGCAACCGGCGCTGCTCTTGACGCTGATCTACCGCTTTGGCGCAGCGCGCGCTGTGGAAACTCAGCCGGAGCGGATTCTGGCCAATGGTCAGTGCCTACTCATTCGGCGATCGCGCCTCGAGGCAATGGGCGGCTACCAAGTTGCCGCTTCCTCCTTTTGTGATGATGTAACACTGGTGCGAGCCATAGCGACTACGGGGGCACGGGTGGCCTTTCGCGATGGCTCCAAGGTGCTTAAGGTGCGGATGTATGAGGGTATGGCGGAAACATGGCGAGAATGGGGGCGATCGCTGGATCTCAAGGATGCCACCCCAGCCGCCCAGCTCTGGGGCGATGCCTATTTCCTCTGGGCAGTACAGGGATTACCGTTGCCCCTGTTGGTTTTGGGCTTGATGGCACTGGCAGTGACTACTCCCACCCTTCCTTTAGAAATGGCGACACTGCTCAATGGCCTACTGGTGCTGATCCGCTGCGGCATGACACTGGCCATTGCCCCCGCCTACGATTGGCAAGTGGGTCAAGGACGTTGGCTCTTTTGGCTGTCCCCCCTTGCGGATCCCCTCGCGGCTCTGCGGCTTACCCTCTCCTCTTGGCAACGTCCCAAGCAGTGGCGAGGACGCATTTATCCTGCCAAGACTCACAATTTTGAAAGTGATAGCAAAAGAAATAATCAGTAA